In one Bacillota bacterium genomic region, the following are encoded:
- the hypF gene encoding carbamoyltransferase HypF codes for MHSTVRIRLVIRGAVQGVGFRPFIYRLATELGLKGWVLNSAQGVFIEVEGPVETLQQFVRRVESDRPPRAFIQSLEQSILDPIGYTAFEIRHSEESGEKVALILPDIATCPDCLHEIFDPADRRYRYPFTNCTNCGPRYSIMEALPYDRPNTTMKAFTMCPMCREEYENPADRRFHAQPNACPECGPHLELWDEQGSCLARHHEALLQAAESIREGRIVAVKGLGGFHLIVDARNDAAIRRLRERKRREEKPFALMYPSLEQVIAHCEVNEAEERVLRSPESPIVLLRRREIEAVAPSVAPNNPYLGVMLPYTPLHHLLMHELGFPVVATSGNLSDEPICTDEREALHRLAGIADLFLVHNRPIARHVDDSVVRVLLGRELVLRRARGYAPLPVLVKQPLPPLLAVGAHLKNTVALSVGNQVFISQHIGDLETPQALEAFHRVIRDVKELWEHQPQAVACDMHPDYLSTQAAHRMGIPVVPVQHHVAHILSCMAENELEPPVLGISWDGTGYGTDGTIWGGEFLLIHEGGWQRVAHLRPFRLPGGDRAIKEPRRSALGVLYERYGEQAFQTLRGVFTEQELAALSQMLRRGINAPITTSAGRLFDAVACLVGLRQVVNYEGQAAMELEFRLHGVTTDESYPFAVDQTSSDAPVILDWRPMLPELLLDVAAGVPVGWISARFHNMLVEMMVAVLKRAGVECIALSGGCFQNAYLTGRAVQRLREEGFRPYWHQRVPPNDGGIALGQIVGASGLG; via the coding sequence ATGCACAGCACGGTTCGGATACGTCTGGTCATTCGTGGGGCGGTACAGGGGGTGGGCTTTCGCCCGTTTATCTACCGCCTTGCGACCGAGCTCGGCTTAAAAGGCTGGGTACTCAACTCTGCGCAGGGCGTGTTCATCGAGGTCGAGGGACCAGTGGAAACCCTGCAGCAGTTCGTGCGGCGCGTGGAAAGCGACAGGCCCCCGCGCGCTTTCATCCAGAGCCTCGAGCAGTCGATACTCGACCCGATAGGCTACACCGCTTTCGAAATCCGCCACAGCGAGGAGAGCGGCGAGAAGGTTGCACTCATCCTGCCCGACATCGCCACCTGCCCCGACTGCCTGCACGAAATCTTCGACCCCGCCGACCGCCGTTACCGTTATCCCTTCACTAACTGCACCAACTGCGGTCCGCGCTACAGCATCATGGAGGCGTTGCCCTACGACCGCCCGAACACCACCATGAAGGCGTTCACCATGTGCCCCATGTGTCGGGAGGAGTACGAAAACCCTGCCGACCGCCGATTCCATGCACAGCCTAACGCCTGCCCCGAATGCGGACCCCATCTCGAGTTGTGGGATGAGCAGGGCAGCTGCCTTGCCCGACACCATGAGGCGTTGCTTCAGGCGGCGGAGTCAATCCGTGAGGGGCGTATTGTCGCGGTCAAGGGGCTGGGAGGCTTTCACCTGATAGTGGATGCCCGCAACGATGCCGCCATTCGACGCCTGCGCGAGCGCAAACGGCGGGAAGAGAAGCCCTTTGCGCTGATGTACCCGTCACTGGAGCAGGTGATAGCGCACTGCGAGGTGAACGAAGCGGAAGAGCGTGTACTCCGGTCGCCCGAATCGCCCATTGTGTTGTTGCGCAGGAGGGAGATAGAGGCGGTTGCCCCATCCGTCGCCCCGAACAACCCCTATCTGGGAGTGATGCTGCCTTACACTCCCCTGCACCATCTGCTGATGCACGAGCTGGGTTTCCCTGTGGTTGCCACCAGCGGCAACCTCTCGGACGAGCCGATTTGCACCGACGAGCGCGAAGCCTTGCATCGCCTCGCGGGCATCGCCGACCTGTTTTTGGTTCACAATCGTCCCATCGCCCGCCATGTGGACGATTCGGTGGTGCGGGTGCTGTTAGGACGCGAACTGGTACTCCGGCGGGCGCGCGGCTATGCCCCCCTGCCCGTTCTGGTGAAACAGCCCCTTCCCCCTTTGTTGGCGGTGGGGGCGCATCTGAAAAACACCGTCGCCCTGAGCGTGGGCAATCAGGTGTTCATCAGTCAGCACATCGGCGATTTGGAGACACCGCAGGCACTGGAGGCGTTCCATCGCGTCATCAGGGATGTGAAAGAGTTGTGGGAGCACCAGCCACAGGCGGTCGCTTGCGACATGCACCCCGACTATCTCTCCACGCAGGCGGCGCACAGGATGGGCATTCCTGTTGTGCCCGTTCAGCACCACGTAGCGCACATCCTGTCGTGCATGGCGGAAAACGAGCTGGAACCGCCAGTGCTGGGCATCTCGTGGGACGGCACGGGCTACGGTACCGACGGCACCATCTGGGGCGGCGAGTTCCTGCTTATCCACGAGGGTGGCTGGCAAAGGGTTGCCCATCTGCGTCCTTTCCGCCTGCCTGGCGGCGACCGCGCCATCAAGGAGCCGCGCCGCTCTGCGCTGGGAGTGCTTTACGAGCGCTATGGCGAACAGGCTTTCCAGACGCTACGGGGCGTATTTACGGAACAAGAACTCGCCGCCTTGAGCCAAATGCTCCGACGTGGCATCAACGCCCCTATCACCACCAGCGCAGGCAGGTTGTTCGACGCGGTGGCTTGCCTCGTCGGCTTACGGCAGGTGGTGAACTATGAAGGGCAGGCAGCGATGGAGCTGGAGTTCCGTCTGCACGGCGTGACGACGGATGAGAGTTACCCCTTCGCGGTAGACCAGACCTCGTCCGACGCGCCAGTCATCCTCGACTGGCGTCCGATGCTACCTGAACTGCTGCTGGATGTAGCCGCTGGCGTGCCTGTCGGCTGGATTTCCGCCAGGTTCCACAACATGCTTGTCGAGATGATGGTCGCAGTGTTGAAGCGGGCGGGTGTGGAGTGCATCGCGCTGAGCGGCGGCTGTTTCCAGAACGCCTACCTGACGGGGCGAGCAGTGCAACGCCTGCGTGAGGAAGGGTTTCGCCCCTACTGGCATCAGCGCGTCCCTCCCAACGACGGGGGAATCGCGCTGGGGCAAATCGTAGGGGCGAGCGGTTTAGGCTGA
- a CDS encoding YeeE/YedE family protein — protein sequence MNEKWLGLMFGLAFGYALYRAGFSRCNIVHRGLWLRDFTMLKVMLTAIAVGLVGSAVLDVLMPGAIHFKVKSLHLWGILAGAAVFGVGMALGGYCPGTALVGAASGIREGIATLFGALAGTVAFIFAYPLLKPVFFEVANFGKVTLPSLTGLPAVVLALGIGALLMFLVAVLSRMERAHRERSGA from the coding sequence ATGAACGAGAAATGGCTGGGCTTGATGTTCGGTCTGGCTTTCGGTTACGCGCTGTATCGAGCGGGGTTCTCCCGATGCAATATCGTGCATCGAGGGTTGTGGCTACGCGACTTCACGATGCTGAAGGTGATGCTTACTGCCATCGCTGTGGGGCTGGTCGGCAGCGCGGTGCTGGACGTGCTGATGCCGGGTGCGATACACTTTAAGGTGAAGTCTTTGCACCTGTGGGGTATCCTCGCAGGCGCGGCAGTGTTCGGCGTTGGCATGGCGTTAGGCGGCTACTGTCCTGGCACGGCGCTTGTAGGCGCAGCCAGCGGAATACGAGAAGGCATAGCCACCCTATTTGGGGCACTAGCGGGGACGGTGGCGTTTATCTTTGCTTACCCATTGCTGAAGCCAGTCTTCTTTGAGGTGGCAAACTTCGGGAAGGTCACCCTGCCATCGCTGACAGGACTACCTGCGGTGGTTCTGGCATTGGGCATCGGGGCGTTGCTGATGTTTTTGGTGGCGGTGCTATCTCGCATGGAGCGTGCGCATCGCGAAAGGTCAGGCGCGTAG
- a CDS encoding class I SAM-dependent methyltransferase: protein MNVAGGGGIGAKLLSSWASQCLNVDWDATSLQIGFETFDAPNLHHYWLESPLSLPSVMEDYQPDVVCWFQGTDVALLGVIAAGMKEGTTLVCPALQMLHRETTEWFDRCEITGDLLVCSRPKRRTSPDDRVSLNLQANRWTNGNWQMLLSRNTLPITVNGVLGYAVPADIQTLYDSVRYIRSEHAVVVEIGSFCGLSACIFAHSLRRHGLTGQVFCIDL from the coding sequence TTGAATGTGGCTGGGGGCGGAGGCATCGGTGCGAAACTATTATCCTCATGGGCAAGCCAGTGCCTGAACGTGGACTGGGACGCCACCAGTTTGCAAATCGGCTTTGAAACTTTTGACGCGCCCAACCTGCACCACTACTGGTTGGAATCCCCACTGTCGCTACCCAGTGTCATGGAAGACTATCAGCCTGATGTGGTCTGCTGGTTTCAGGGCACGGATGTTGCCCTTCTCGGGGTCATCGCCGCGGGCATGAAGGAAGGCACAACGCTGGTTTGTCCCGCGCTCCAGATGTTACACCGTGAGACGACGGAGTGGTTTGACCGATGTGAAATAACTGGAGACCTTCTGGTGTGCAGTCGCCCCAAACGGCGGACGTCCCCGGATGACCGCGTGTCCTTGAATCTCCAAGCCAATCGCTGGACGAATGGGAACTGGCAAATGCTACTTTCTCGTAACACCCTGCCTATCACCGTCAACGGGGTGCTGGGATATGCTGTGCCTGCGGATATTCAGACCCTCTACGACTCTGTGAGATATATTCGGTCAGAACATGCGGTCGTCGTGGAAATCGGCAGCTTTTGTGGGCTGTCCGCGTGCATCTTCGCGCACAGTTTGAGACGGCATGGTCTGACCGGGCAGGTCTTCTGTATCGACCTGTAG
- a CDS encoding metal-sensing transcriptional repressor codes for MKLVRREDKKELQDRLARIEGQIRGIREMIEREESCELVAQQLAAVREALNKAFAHMVASTIQHNCSGGQMADPAAQAKLLSLVRILMRYS; via the coding sequence CTGAAGCTGGTGAGACGGGAAGATAAGAAGGAGCTGCAGGACCGCCTGGCGCGCATTGAAGGGCAAATCCGCGGCATCCGTGAGATGATCGAGCGCGAGGAGAGCTGCGAACTGGTGGCTCAGCAGCTAGCGGCGGTACGTGAGGCATTGAATAAAGCCTTCGCCCACATGGTCGCCAGCACCATCCAGCACAACTGCTCGGGTGGTCAGATGGCAGACCCGGCGGCACAGGCGAAACTGCTCTCCCTTGTGCGCATCCTGATGCGGTATTCATAG
- a CDS encoding class I SAM-dependent methyltransferase, producing the protein MNPSAKETGFFAYKSGQLRQLFDHYTKTAAATGIIPICEGSAQAWRRFSDETIDLLFVDGDHSYE; encoded by the coding sequence ATGAACCCAAGTGCGAAAGAGACGGGCTTTTTCGCTTACAAAAGTGGACAGCTTCGCCAGCTGTTTGACCATTATACCAAGACGGCGGCGGCAACGGGCATTATCCCGATATGCGAAGGCAGCGCGCAGGCGTGGAGACGGTTCTCCGATGAAACCATCGACCTGCTGTTCGTCGATGGTGACCACTCGTACGAGTGA